From a single Cytophagales bacterium WSM2-2 genomic region:
- a CDS encoding alanine dehydrogenase, producing the protein MLDFHMRTIKIGLIREGKNPPDKRVTFTPRQTEEIEQRFSHVKIVCEPSEVRAYKESEYKELEIAVGDISDCDILMGIKEVPIKNLIAGKTYLFFSHTMKKQPYNRGLLQEVLKKKIRLIDYEALKDTQGNRLVAFGRFAGIVGAYNGLWVFGNRYKKYSLRRAYDCFDINDLKLELRKVKLPPIKIVLTGAGRVAKGAMETLDTAGIRKVNAVEFLTQEFKQPVYVQLSSTDYHSRKEGGHFNREEFHKNPERYNSDFAKFTKVADILMAGAFWNPRAPRLFTREDMLKPEFRVKIVADITCDIEGSVPSTKKPSSIADPLYDYDPITDTTHQPLSNENFITVMAVDNLPCELPRSASEEFGRDMIDRILKPLLIDDSEGIIERATIAKDGQLTSHFSYLQDYVNQPA; encoded by the coding sequence TTGCTTGACTTTCACATGCGAACAATAAAGATCGGTCTCATCCGTGAAGGCAAAAACCCGCCTGATAAGCGTGTAACTTTCACACCACGGCAAACAGAGGAAATAGAACAGCGTTTTTCACATGTGAAGATTGTATGCGAACCAAGTGAAGTCAGGGCTTACAAAGAATCAGAATACAAGGAGTTGGAGATTGCGGTTGGAGATATCAGCGACTGCGATATCCTAATGGGAATCAAAGAGGTTCCGATCAAAAATCTGATTGCAGGAAAAACATATCTATTCTTTTCACATACGATGAAAAAGCAGCCCTACAACCGGGGATTACTGCAAGAGGTTTTGAAAAAGAAAATCAGGCTTATCGATTATGAAGCACTGAAAGATACACAAGGTAACAGGCTTGTGGCCTTTGGCAGGTTTGCCGGCATTGTTGGTGCGTATAATGGACTCTGGGTATTCGGAAATCGCTATAAAAAATATTCTCTTCGCAGGGCCTACGACTGCTTCGATATCAACGACTTAAAACTAGAGCTTAGAAAAGTAAAGCTTCCCCCGATAAAAATTGTACTAACAGGTGCAGGGAGGGTTGCCAAAGGCGCCATGGAAACTCTTGACACTGCCGGGATCAGGAAAGTAAATGCAGTAGAGTTTTTGACGCAGGAATTTAAACAACCCGTCTATGTTCAGCTGAGTAGTACTGACTATCACTCGCGAAAAGAAGGCGGACATTTTAATAGGGAAGAGTTTCATAAAAATCCGGAGAGATACAATTCGGATTTTGCAAAATTCACAAAGGTTGCAGATATATTGATGGCCGGAGCCTTCTGGAATCCGCGAGCACCTCGGCTTTTCACACGTGAAGACATGCTTAAGCCAGAATTTAGAGTAAAAATAGTAGCTGATATCACCTGCGACATTGAAGGGTCGGTGCCCTCAACAAAGAAACCCAGTTCCATTGCGGATCCCCTCTATGACTACGACCCTATAACCGATACGACTCACCAGCCACTTAGCAACGAAAATTTCATCACTGTAATGGCTGTTGACAATTTACCATGCGAATTGCCACGGAGCGCTTCCGAAGAGTTCGGTCGTGATATGATTGACCGTATTCTAAAACCGCTATTAATTGATGACAGCGAAGGGATAATAGAACGTGCCACCATCGCCAAAGATGGCCAGCTCACTTCTCATTTTTCGTATTTGCAAGACTATGTAAACCAACCTGCATGA
- a CDS encoding MBL fold metallo-hydrolase, with protein sequence MYIQQLYTNCLAEAAYYIESEGEAAIIDPIRETEPYLDLAKQRGSIIKYIFETHFHADFVSGHIDLSKKTGATIVYGPMADTKYKVRNAADGEIFQLGKLKIKTLHTPGHTPESSCFLLFDESGKEHAVFTGDTLFVGDVGRPDLLDGKMSSEELASMLYDSLNNKLKPLGDHVLVYPAHGPGSACGKSIGKETFSTIGEQKKFNYAMKAPNREQFIKEVTDGILPPPNYFFEDARINKDGYSSVDEVVNRNNRALNADEFNKVVSNGALILDSRKADDFEKGFIAGALNIGLNGQFAIWAGTLINIHQPLVLVTEPGKEHESVLRLARVGYENVRGYLEGGIASWNGKLETIKSIQASEMKKEMAGGIEVIDVRKPGEWGVSHVKDALFVPLAGMPSNLDHLDKNKNYLVHCGGGYRSMTAISLMKTKGFTKLTNIYGGFGAIINAGVEVVTEELVA encoded by the coding sequence ATGTATATCCAACAACTGTACACCAATTGCCTTGCTGAGGCCGCTTATTACATCGAGTCGGAAGGCGAAGCTGCCATTATCGATCCGATACGCGAAACAGAACCTTATCTGGATCTAGCGAAGCAGCGGGGGTCAATCATCAAGTATATTTTTGAAACGCATTTTCACGCTGACTTTGTCAGTGGACATATTGACTTGAGTAAGAAGACTGGTGCAACCATTGTTTACGGCCCGATGGCGGACACAAAATATAAAGTGCGTAATGCCGCTGATGGTGAAATTTTTCAGTTAGGAAAATTGAAAATAAAAACTCTTCACACTCCCGGGCACACACCAGAGTCGAGTTGCTTCTTGCTATTCGATGAATCAGGCAAAGAACACGCAGTCTTTACAGGAGACACATTGTTTGTTGGTGATGTTGGCCGCCCGGATTTGCTTGATGGGAAAATGAGCAGTGAGGAATTGGCGAGCATGCTATATGATTCTTTGAATAACAAGCTCAAACCATTGGGTGACCATGTATTGGTATATCCAGCACACGGGCCCGGATCGGCTTGCGGCAAAAGCATCGGCAAAGAAACTTTTTCAACCATTGGCGAGCAGAAGAAATTTAACTACGCGATGAAGGCCCCCAATCGCGAGCAGTTCATCAAAGAAGTAACAGATGGAATCCTGCCACCTCCCAATTATTTCTTTGAAGATGCTCGGATTAATAAGGACGGTTATTCTTCTGTAGACGAAGTTGTGAATAGAAACAACCGTGCTCTAAATGCAGATGAATTTAATAAGGTGGTCAGCAATGGCGCGTTGATTTTAGATTCCCGTAAGGCAGATGATTTCGAAAAAGGATTCATCGCGGGAGCACTCAACATCGGTCTTAACGGACAATTTGCTATTTGGGCCGGTACACTCATTAATATTCACCAGCCTTTGGTTTTAGTAACGGAGCCTGGCAAAGAACATGAGTCTGTACTTCGATTGGCTCGTGTGGGTTATGAAAATGTTCGTGGCTACCTGGAGGGCGGTATTGCTTCATGGAACGGCAAACTTGAAACAATAAAATCTATTCAAGCTTCTGAAATGAAGAAAGAAATGGCTGGAGGAATTGAGGTGATTGATGTTCGCAAACCCGGAGAATGGGGTGTTAGTCATGTCAAAGACGCATTGTTCGTTCCGTTAGCTGGAATGCCGTCCAACCTTGATCACCTTGACAAGAACAAAAATTATCTCGTGCATTGCGGTGGCGGCTACCGGTCGATGACTGCAATCTCTCTTATGAAAACGAAAGGTTTTACAAAGCTTACTAACATCTACGGAGGCTTTGGCGCTATCATAAATGCGGGCGTTGAAGTCGTGACCGAAGAGCTTGTCGCATAA
- a CDS encoding coproporphyrinogen III oxidase, which translates to MQDSKPALVDSICRELDIQQNYLAGEDLETIYLGGGTPSILSEGELAKIFESIRKRFQVIDQVEITLEANPDDLTTAALQMLKEAGVNRLSIGIQSFDDTILKFLNRVHSSEDASRCISHARQAGFHNISIDLIYAIPEQDDGLWKKNVEQAIALSPEHISAYSLTIEEKTVFGNWRKKGKLKASSDEVAATQMEILISMLTAAGYRHYEISNFCKPDFYSRHNSSYWRQKKYLGVGPSAHSFNGESRQFNISNNALYIRSIKEGKVPYELELLSSVSRINEYLLTTLRTDWGCNLQYLESEFGHDVLKVNKKEIENFVSLGFVTLHEQILSLTSKGKFLADKIASDLFVNE; encoded by the coding sequence TTGCAGGACAGCAAGCCGGCATTAGTCGATTCGATCTGCCGGGAGCTCGACATTCAGCAAAACTATCTCGCAGGAGAAGATTTGGAGACGATTTATTTGGGCGGAGGCACTCCGTCCATACTTTCAGAGGGTGAGCTGGCTAAGATATTCGAATCCATTCGCAAAAGATTTCAGGTAATCGACCAAGTTGAAATAACGCTTGAAGCCAATCCGGACGACCTGACAACAGCTGCACTGCAGATGCTTAAAGAGGCGGGAGTCAACAGACTGAGCATTGGCATTCAATCGTTTGATGACACGATCCTGAAATTCCTCAATCGGGTTCATTCATCTGAAGATGCTTCCCGCTGTATTTCTCACGCACGCCAGGCTGGGTTCCATAATATCAGTATTGACCTGATTTACGCCATCCCCGAACAGGATGATGGCCTCTGGAAAAAGAATGTTGAACAAGCCATCGCATTATCGCCCGAACATATTTCGGCTTATTCACTCACCATCGAAGAAAAAACCGTGTTCGGGAACTGGCGGAAAAAAGGGAAACTAAAAGCGAGCAGTGATGAAGTGGCTGCCACACAAATGGAAATACTGATCAGCATGCTCACCGCTGCCGGATATCGGCATTATGAAATTTCCAATTTTTGTAAGCCCGATTTTTACTCTCGTCATAACAGCAGTTATTGGCGCCAAAAAAAATACCTGGGTGTAGGACCCAGCGCGCATTCATTCAATGGAGAAAGTCGGCAGTTTAATATCAGTAACAACGCACTTTATATTCGGAGTATAAAAGAAGGAAAAGTTCCGTATGAGCTTGAGCTTTTGAGCAGCGTAAGTAGAATCAATGAATATTTACTCACGACTTTAAGAACTGACTGGGGGTGCAATCTTCAATACCTCGAAAGTGAATTCGGACATGATGTGCTAAAGGTGAATAAAAAAGAAATCGAAAATTTTGTTTCCCTTGGGTTTGTGACACTCCACGAGCAAATTCTTTCCCTTACGAGTAAAGGGAAATTCCTTGCTGATAAAATTGCGTCCGACCTATTTGTTAATGAGTGA
- the gldM gene encoding gliding motility protein GldM, with product MAGGNETPRQKMIGMMYLVLTALLALNVSSAILEKFAIVNTTLEDLVKEDLEKNAKKLVGIKEATSKEDKVTVAKEKAEKVRELTKTMVTYLADVKKRLATGSDGKALEGEELVLNTNNPEEVMLDTRKPEVGREYEKRLKSYVKDLNDIMQLRTPFAKLNKKAEDFAEFKNDAHQASKDFLQFSFEGTPAMAAIAIVSQMQTEILEYEGAALDSLNAIAEGVVYKVDQLVPMVQAESNSVVAGQTYEGNLFVAGAASGVVPEMFKDGGKLQLEEVEVLPGMKVKMGKVKFPASSSNFGPDGVAKMSYKVRINLPGRTPLEKNIDYKVIRPTAIFGSAAAATLYRDCGTEIQVSIPGLTDLSGLDLNVPTEQGKAFKLAPGKFAILPTRAQCNVNTILNGQSIGVQKFETQDVPMPIAKLLSGPNTIDISKGIPAGTPSIRIEPEIIDLIFAKNNLKDNKYFVSNLVLQINGGSPITIKSGTIPLAQYNLKKGDNITISQVQVQRPAYDGTTKQVNGSKMIVNCRIN from the coding sequence ATGGCAGGTGGTAATGAAACCCCGAGGCAAAAGATGATAGGCATGATGTACCTCGTTCTTACAGCGCTTTTGGCGTTGAACGTGAGTAGCGCCATCCTCGAAAAATTTGCCATTGTCAACACTACACTTGAAGACCTCGTAAAAGAAGACTTAGAGAAGAACGCGAAAAAACTGGTAGGTATAAAGGAAGCAACCAGTAAGGAGGATAAAGTAACTGTAGCTAAGGAAAAAGCGGAGAAAGTAAGAGAACTCACGAAGACGATGGTCACTTACTTGGCCGATGTGAAAAAAAGATTAGCCACTGGCTCTGACGGCAAAGCTTTGGAGGGAGAAGAGTTGGTGCTAAACACCAATAATCCTGAAGAAGTAATGCTCGATACTCGCAAACCTGAAGTAGGTCGTGAATACGAAAAGAGATTAAAATCTTATGTAAAGGATCTCAACGATATTATGCAGTTGAGAACACCTTTTGCCAAGCTCAATAAAAAGGCTGAGGATTTTGCAGAATTCAAAAATGATGCTCATCAGGCGTCAAAAGATTTCTTGCAGTTTTCATTCGAAGGAACCCCCGCAATGGCCGCAATTGCAATTGTGAGCCAGATGCAGACGGAAATTCTTGAATATGAAGGAGCTGCCCTGGATTCGTTGAATGCCATCGCAGAAGGTGTGGTTTATAAAGTTGACCAGCTCGTACCTATGGTTCAGGCAGAGTCTAATTCTGTTGTAGCAGGGCAAACTTACGAAGGCAATTTGTTTGTGGCAGGAGCGGCTTCCGGGGTTGTACCGGAAATGTTTAAAGATGGAGGTAAACTTCAACTGGAGGAAGTAGAAGTTTTGCCAGGAATGAAGGTAAAAATGGGAAAAGTAAAATTCCCTGCAAGCTCGTCTAATTTCGGACCTGATGGAGTTGCTAAAATGTCTTATAAAGTGAGGATCAATTTACCTGGAAGAACCCCGTTGGAGAAAAATATTGACTATAAGGTAATACGGCCTACTGCAATTTTCGGATCAGCTGCGGCCGCCACTCTTTACAGGGATTGCGGAACTGAAATTCAAGTTTCAATTCCAGGATTGACTGACCTTTCGGGACTGGATTTGAATGTTCCTACTGAGCAAGGCAAGGCATTCAAATTGGCACCTGGCAAGTTTGCAATACTTCCTACACGTGCACAATGCAACGTTAATACCATACTAAATGGTCAGTCCATTGGTGTTCAGAAGTTCGAAACACAGGACGTACCAATGCCAATAGCCAAACTATTGTCAGGGCCAAACACGATCGATATTTCCAAAGGTATCCCTGCAGGTACACCTTCTATTCGCATTGAACCAGAAATTATCGACTTGATTTTTGCCAAGAACAACCTGAAGGATAACAAATATTTTGTTTCAAACCTGGTTCTTCAGATCAATGGTGGTTCCCCGATTACAATAAAATCAGGAACAATTCCGTTGGCTCAGTATAACCTTAAGAAAGGTGATAATATCACTATTTCTCAGGTTCAAGTTCAGCGCCCTGCTTATGATGGAACTACCAAGCAGGTGAATGGTTCAAAAATGATTGTCAATTGTAGGATTAACTAA
- a CDS encoding uroporphyrinogen III methyltransferase: MIETATDRMRKVKSVLVTQEAPTDPNSPYLKLAEKFNIKIDFRPFIQVEPVGAKEFRKQKVEIMQHTAVIFTSRNAVDHFFILCRELKLEMPPEMKYFCISDQTSNYLQKYIVIRKRKIFTGLKDTKDLLEILKKHKNEKFLYPCSDIRKNDIPDFLKENGFTFTEAVINHTVAANLSDLKNVYYDILAFFSPSGVNSLIVNFPDFKQNNTRLAAFGTSTAKAVKENGLILDIEAPLPNAPSMAGALELYIKKANNIK, from the coding sequence ATGATTGAAACAGCTACTGACAGGATGCGTAAAGTAAAAAGCGTCTTAGTCACCCAGGAAGCACCTACTGATCCCAACTCGCCTTACCTGAAACTTGCCGAAAAATTCAATATAAAAATTGACTTTCGTCCTTTCATTCAAGTAGAGCCAGTCGGAGCAAAGGAATTTCGTAAACAGAAAGTAGAAATCATGCAGCATACGGCTGTCATTTTTACAAGCCGTAATGCAGTAGATCATTTTTTTATACTCTGCCGGGAGTTGAAGCTTGAGATGCCCCCGGAAATGAAATATTTCTGTATCTCCGATCAGACTTCAAACTACTTACAGAAATACATTGTCATCCGTAAAAGAAAAATCTTCACTGGTTTAAAGGATACAAAAGACTTGCTGGAGATTCTGAAGAAACACAAGAACGAAAAGTTTCTTTACCCCTGTTCCGATATCCGTAAAAACGATATTCCTGATTTCTTGAAAGAGAATGGATTTACTTTCACCGAGGCAGTCATTAATCATACAGTGGCAGCAAATCTCAGTGACTTGAAAAATGTCTACTACGACATCTTGGCTTTTTTCAGCCCGTCGGGAGTGAATTCATTAATTGTCAATTTCCCAGACTTCAAACAGAACAATACCCGCCTGGCGGCCTTTGGCACCTCAACAGCCAAAGCCGTAAAAGAAAATGGCCTGATCTTAGACATTGAGGCTCCACTTCCCAATGCCCCGTCAATGGCGGGAGCACTTGAGCTTTATATCAAAAAGGCAAACAATATTAAATAA
- a CDS encoding TIGR00266 family protein: MAQSHVIDYQIKGESIQIVEVELDPMETVIAEAGAMLFMEEGILFETKMGDGSNPNQGLFDKLLSAGSRLLTGESLFMTHFTNRGNKKAKVGFSAPYPGTVIPVDLSQSPGNEIIVQKDGFLCAAYGTKLSIFFNRKIGAGLVGGEGFILEKLQGDGKAFVHAGGTVIERTLNNETLRVDTGCVVAFESQIDFDVETSGSLKSMVFGGEGIFLATLRGTGKVWLQSMPIRKLIQAIAPYGGNSRKESSSLLGGLFES; encoded by the coding sequence ATGGCACAATCGCATGTTATCGATTATCAAATCAAAGGGGAGAGCATTCAAATCGTTGAGGTAGAGCTCGACCCAATGGAGACCGTCATTGCAGAAGCAGGCGCTATGCTCTTCATGGAAGAAGGCATTTTATTTGAAACCAAAATGGGAGATGGTTCCAACCCAAACCAGGGATTGTTCGACAAGCTCCTTTCAGCTGGCAGCCGCTTGCTTACTGGTGAATCGTTGTTCATGACTCATTTCACGAACCGTGGAAATAAAAAAGCAAAAGTCGGATTCTCTGCTCCCTATCCGGGAACAGTAATTCCGGTAGATCTTTCTCAGAGCCCTGGCAACGAAATCATCGTTCAAAAAGACGGATTTCTTTGCGCTGCCTATGGCACAAAACTTTCGATTTTCTTCAATAGAAAAATAGGAGCGGGCCTTGTCGGAGGCGAGGGATTCATTCTTGAAAAACTGCAGGGCGATGGTAAAGCATTCGTTCACGCCGGAGGAACAGTAATCGAAAGAACACTTAACAATGAAACCCTTCGGGTTGACACCGGTTGTGTTGTAGCATTTGAATCTCAAATTGATTTCGATGTGGAGACATCTGGAAGTTTGAAGTCGATGGTGTTCGGTGGAGAGGGTATTTTCCTGGCAACGCTTCGTGGTACAGGTAAAGTATGGTTGCAATCGATGCCTATTCGCAAATTAATTCAAGCGATCGCACCTTATGGAGGGAATAGCAGGAAAGAATCGAGTTCGTTGTTGGGTGGGCTATTTGAAAGTTGA
- a CDS encoding membrane protein, producing the protein MAGFALRLSAQQDPQFTQYMFNTIYYNPGFSGVEGVTKITALHRSQWLGYSPTLGGGGAPTTQLITFSTPILKLKSGFGGYISHDNLGPLNNLGAQVSYAYHLGVKNSKLSFGMSTGLYAQTMDFNLYRFIDQNDPLLGNKTGTLTQVRPDMAAGVFWRKEKYYLGASFNHLTHATFDFGVSQRSALQSHMYLTGGYIYAPSFDLKFHFSTLVQSDLVKTSFNLTALAYLKDLMWGGLSFRQGESASLLLGYTFLKDKSMRLGYSLDYIVKDQAAKQATSHEFMLIYELPAVTGAGKKIVRTPRYRKS; encoded by the coding sequence ATGGCTGGTTTTGCACTGCGCCTTTCTGCACAGCAAGATCCTCAGTTCACTCAATACATGTTCAATACCATCTACTATAACCCGGGATTTTCCGGCGTGGAGGGTGTCACTAAGATCACAGCGTTACACCGAAGTCAGTGGCTTGGTTATTCCCCGACTTTAGGAGGCGGAGGCGCACCAACTACTCAACTTATTACTTTCTCAACGCCAATTCTTAAACTGAAGAGCGGTTTTGGAGGATATATTTCACACGATAATCTTGGTCCGCTTAACAACTTGGGTGCGCAAGTCTCATATGCTTATCACTTGGGCGTAAAAAACAGCAAGTTGAGTTTTGGTATGAGTACAGGTCTTTATGCTCAGACCATGGACTTCAATCTCTACCGGTTTATTGATCAAAACGATCCGCTGCTTGGCAACAAAACAGGAACACTTACACAGGTTCGTCCTGACATGGCTGCAGGTGTTTTCTGGAGAAAAGAAAAATATTACCTCGGAGCGAGTTTCAACCACCTTACACACGCCACCTTTGATTTCGGTGTGAGCCAGCGAAGTGCATTGCAGAGTCACATGTATCTTACCGGTGGGTATATTTATGCTCCCTCCTTTGATCTGAAATTTCACTTCAGCACGCTGGTTCAATCGGACCTGGTAAAAACATCATTCAACCTAACTGCTCTTGCTTACCTCAAAGATTTGATGTGGGGTGGATTGTCCTTCAGACAAGGTGAATCGGCAAGCTTATTACTTGGATATACATTCCTTAAGGATAAATCTATGCGATTAGGTTACTCACTGGATTACATAGTGAAGGATCAGGCAGCAAAGCAGGCAACCTCTCATGAATTTATGTTAATTTATGAGTTGCCCGCAGTTACAGGAGCAGGAAAGAAAATTGTGAGGACTCCCCGGTATAGAAAATCGTAA
- a CDS encoding N-acetyltransferase: MKSPQRGFFIATEVMNVSLRKGVKGDLPRVLELIKELAVFEKAGDQVSNTVQQMEKDGFGETPVYGFFVLERESEIIGLSLYYFRYSTWKGRRLYLEDIIVTESARGGGFGKLLFERTMKFALESGCTGMMWQVLDWNEPAIRFYKKYNAKLDDEWLNGHLESSNIKAFFDSNN, translated from the coding sequence ATGAAAAGCCCCCAACGGGGCTTTTTTATTGCAACAGAAGTTATGAATGTTTCATTGAGGAAAGGAGTTAAGGGCGATTTGCCAAGAGTTCTTGAATTGATTAAGGAGCTAGCGGTTTTTGAAAAAGCAGGAGACCAAGTTTCGAACACTGTACAGCAAATGGAGAAAGACGGTTTCGGTGAAACCCCGGTTTACGGCTTTTTCGTGCTTGAGAGGGAGAGCGAGATAATTGGCCTTTCGCTCTATTACTTTCGCTATTCCACTTGGAAGGGACGAAGACTATATCTGGAAGACATAATCGTAACTGAGAGCGCCCGTGGAGGCGGATTTGGAAAACTCCTTTTCGAAAGAACAATGAAATTCGCACTAGAGTCAGGTTGTACAGGGATGATGTGGCAGGTACTGGATTGGAATGAACCAGCAATCCGCTTTTATAAGAAATACAATGCAAAGTTGGACGATGAATGGCTTAACGGGCACCTGGAGAGCTCTAACATCAAGGCTTTCTTCGACTCAAATAATTAA
- a CDS encoding hydroxypyruvate isomerase: MKKMNRKQALKTIASTAIGTMVLPQIAKSMNALPVDLKGNINHSVCQWCYDDIPLEKLCEASKAIGIKSIDLLNSTQWPVAQKYGLTCAMAYASDLGLQKGFNDLSLHEKLIKDYTANIPKAADAGLKNVICFSGNAKGLSSEQGLENCARGLEPVLKVAAKYNVTVSMELLNSKVDHKDYQCDHTEWGVKLCEKTGSENFKLLYDIYHMQIMEGDVIATIKKNIKYISHFHTGGVPGRHEIDDSQELFYPAIMDAISKAGFKGFVAQEFIPAKTDKLSSLKKCVGICDI; the protein is encoded by the coding sequence ATGAAAAAGATGAATCGTAAACAAGCCCTAAAAACCATTGCATCCACTGCTATTGGTACAATGGTATTGCCACAAATCGCCAAATCTATGAACGCTCTGCCTGTCGATCTCAAAGGCAACATCAACCACAGTGTTTGCCAATGGTGCTATGATGATATTCCACTGGAAAAACTTTGTGAGGCATCGAAAGCGATTGGTATCAAGTCGATTGATTTACTCAATTCAACACAATGGCCTGTCGCACAAAAATACGGGCTTACCTGTGCCATGGCTTACGCCTCTGATTTAGGTTTGCAAAAAGGATTCAATGATTTATCCCTTCACGAAAAACTAATCAAAGATTATACGGCTAATATTCCCAAGGCGGCAGATGCCGGATTGAAAAATGTAATCTGCTTCAGCGGAAATGCCAAGGGCTTGTCTTCAGAGCAAGGATTGGAAAACTGTGCACGTGGACTAGAACCTGTACTTAAGGTAGCTGCAAAGTACAATGTCACTGTTAGCATGGAGTTACTCAACAGCAAAGTCGATCACAAAGATTATCAATGTGATCATACGGAATGGGGTGTGAAGTTGTGCGAAAAGACTGGCTCCGAAAATTTCAAATTGCTCTACGATATCTACCACATGCAAATCATGGAAGGTGACGTAATCGCAACGATCAAAAAGAATATCAAATACATTTCTCATTTCCACACTGGGGGAGTTCCTGGCCGACATGAAATTGACGATTCTCAGGAGTTATTTTATCCTGCAATTATGGATGCCATTTCGAAGGCGGGCTTCAAAGGATTTGTTGCACAGGAATTCATCCCAGCAAAAACAGACAAGCTCTCGTCATTGAAAAAATGTGTAGGTATCTGTGATATTTAA
- the tpx gene encoding putative thiol peroxidase: MSVSVKLGPNQANLIGNLPAVGGPAPAFILSANDLSDKTLKDYAGKNVVMNIFPSVDTSTCATSIRKFNEKVAALQNTVVLCISKDLPFAQKRFCGTEGIDKALTLSDFRSLGFGKDYGVEITSGNFTGLFARAIVVIDPSGKIKYTELVPQIGDEPNYDAALKAI; the protein is encoded by the coding sequence ATGAGTGTCTCTGTTAAACTCGGTCCAAATCAGGCTAATCTTATTGGAAATTTACCCGCTGTTGGCGGTCCGGCTCCTGCATTTATACTATCAGCAAATGACCTAAGTGATAAAACGCTGAAAGATTACGCTGGTAAAAATGTAGTAATGAATATTTTTCCGAGTGTTGACACCAGCACCTGTGCTACTTCTATCCGTAAGTTCAACGAGAAAGTTGCTGCACTTCAAAACACAGTCGTCCTTTGCATATCGAAAGATCTTCCTTTTGCCCAAAAACGTTTTTGTGGAACAGAGGGAATTGACAAGGCGCTCACGTTGTCTGATTTCCGTAGTCTTGGCTTTGGCAAGGACTATGGCGTAGAAATTACCAGTGGAAACTTTACGGGTCTGTTTGCCCGTGCCATTGTGGTGATCGATCCTTCCGGAAAAATAAAATATACCGAACTCGTTCCCCAGATTGGCGATGAGCCAAATTATGATGCTGCTTTGAAAGCCATCTAA